A region of Salvia splendens isolate huo1 chromosome 17, SspV2, whole genome shotgun sequence DNA encodes the following proteins:
- the LOC121773679 gene encoding VAN3-binding protein-like isoform X2 → MIPFFQLKTAPSSAMDTAQLHHMYNPPETPREPMEFLSRSWSSSALQISKALAPPPRPSHIPAEIILEDISAELDSAAAGNPFSFASSETSQLVMERIMSQSAVSPHSSGRPSHSSGPLNGGGGSISDSPPVSPSEMDDLKLMNDHVGGSNQIKTSFVIGPSAGGRKTVGRWLKDRKEKKEELRAQNAQLHAAISVAGVAAAIAAIAAATAASSGARKEEQMAKTDMAMASAATLVAAQCVEAAEAMGAERDHLASVVSSAVNVQSPGDIMTLTAAAATALRGAATLKARALKEVWNIASVIPADRVPNGGSSGRNGSLNGSHSGELVVEENFLGICGKELLARGGELLKRTRKGDLHWKIVSVYINRMGQVILKMKSRHVAGTVTKKKKNVVLEVMKDIPAWPGRHLLEGGEDRRYFSLKTVARGVVEFECRNQREHDIWTQGVIRLLTITADKRI, encoded by the exons ATGATCCCTTTTTTTCAACTTAAAACAGCTCCATCATCCGCCATGGACACCGCCCAGCTTCACCACATGTATAACCCACCAGAGACTCCCAGAGAGCCCATGGAGTTCCTCTCCCGCTCCTGGAGCTCCTCCGCCCTTCAAATCTCCAAGGCTCTTGCTCCCCCGCCGCGCCCCTCCCACATTCCCGCCGAAATCATCCTTGAAGATATCTCCGCCGAGCTCGACTCCGCCGCCGCCGGAAACCCCTTCTCCTTTGCTTCTTCTGAGACCTCTCAGCTTGTCATGGAGCGCATTATGTCTCAGTCT GCTGTATCACCGCATAGCTCAGGAAGGCCTTCCCACAGCAGTGGGCCCCTCAACGGCGGTGGTGGTTCTATCTCTGATAGCCCACCAGTCTCCCCATCTGAAATGGATGATCTCAAG TTGATGAATGATCATGTTGGCGGTAGCAACCAGATCAAGACCAGCTTCGTCATCGGGCCATCTGCAGGCGGGAGGAAGACGGTGGGGAGGTGGTTGAAGGATAGGAAAGAGAAGAAGGAGGAGTTGAGGGCACAGAATGCACAGCTTCATGCTGCCATATCTGTTGCTGGTGTAGCAGCTGCTATTGCTGCCATCGCGGCTGCCACAGCCGCATCTTCTGGAGCTAGAAAGGAAGAGCAGATGGCCAAGACCGACATGGCCATGGCCTCAGCTGCAACACTGGTGGCTGCACAGTGTGTTGAGGCAGCCGAGGCCATGGGGGCTGAGCGGGATCACTTGGCTTCGGTGGTCAGCTCCGCTGTCAACGTGCAATCGCCTGGAGACATTATGACCTTGACAGCTGCTGCAGCTACTG CTCTGCGTGGCGCTGCCACATTGAAGGCGAGGGCGTTGAAGGAAGTGTGGAACATCGCATCTGTTATCCCTGCGGACAGGGTGCCTAATGGTGGCAGTAGTGGAAGGAATGGGAGTTTGAACGGAAGCCACAGTGGCGAGCTTGTAGTTGAAGAAAATTTCCTTGGCATTTGCGGTAAGGAGTTGCTTGCTAGAGGCGGGGAGCTCCTGAAACGAACGCGAAAGG GTGATCTTCATTGGAAGATTGTGTCTGTGTACATCAACAGAATGGGTCAG GTGATACTGAAAATGAAGAGTAGACATGTTGCTGGGACAgttacaaaaaagaaaaaga ATGTAGTGCTGGAGGTAATGAAGGACATTCCAGCTTGGCCGGGGCGTCACCTGCTTGAAGGCGGAGAGGACCGGAGATACTTCTCGTTGAAGACGGTGGCGCGTGGGGTCGTCGAGTTTGAGTGCCGGAATCAAAGGGAGCATGATATATGGACTCAAGGTGTTATAAGGTTGCTTACAATCACTGCAGATAAGAGGATCTGA
- the LOC121773679 gene encoding VAN3-binding protein-like isoform X1, with product MIPFFQLKTAPSSAMDTAQLHHMYNPPETPREPMEFLSRSWSSSALQISKALAPPPRPSHIPAEIILEDISAELDSAAAGNPFSFASSETSQLVMERIMSQSQAVSPHSSGRPSHSSGPLNGGGGSISDSPPVSPSEMDDLKLMNDHVGGSNQIKTSFVIGPSAGGRKTVGRWLKDRKEKKEELRAQNAQLHAAISVAGVAAAIAAIAAATAASSGARKEEQMAKTDMAMASAATLVAAQCVEAAEAMGAERDHLASVVSSAVNVQSPGDIMTLTAAAATALRGAATLKARALKEVWNIASVIPADRVPNGGSSGRNGSLNGSHSGELVVEENFLGICGKELLARGGELLKRTRKGDLHWKIVSVYINRMGQVILKMKSRHVAGTVTKKKKNVVLEVMKDIPAWPGRHLLEGGEDRRYFSLKTVARGVVEFECRNQREHDIWTQGVIRLLTITADKRI from the exons ATGATCCCTTTTTTTCAACTTAAAACAGCTCCATCATCCGCCATGGACACCGCCCAGCTTCACCACATGTATAACCCACCAGAGACTCCCAGAGAGCCCATGGAGTTCCTCTCCCGCTCCTGGAGCTCCTCCGCCCTTCAAATCTCCAAGGCTCTTGCTCCCCCGCCGCGCCCCTCCCACATTCCCGCCGAAATCATCCTTGAAGATATCTCCGCCGAGCTCGACTCCGCCGCCGCCGGAAACCCCTTCTCCTTTGCTTCTTCTGAGACCTCTCAGCTTGTCATGGAGCGCATTATGTCTCAGTCT CAGGCTGTATCACCGCATAGCTCAGGAAGGCCTTCCCACAGCAGTGGGCCCCTCAACGGCGGTGGTGGTTCTATCTCTGATAGCCCACCAGTCTCCCCATCTGAAATGGATGATCTCAAG TTGATGAATGATCATGTTGGCGGTAGCAACCAGATCAAGACCAGCTTCGTCATCGGGCCATCTGCAGGCGGGAGGAAGACGGTGGGGAGGTGGTTGAAGGATAGGAAAGAGAAGAAGGAGGAGTTGAGGGCACAGAATGCACAGCTTCATGCTGCCATATCTGTTGCTGGTGTAGCAGCTGCTATTGCTGCCATCGCGGCTGCCACAGCCGCATCTTCTGGAGCTAGAAAGGAAGAGCAGATGGCCAAGACCGACATGGCCATGGCCTCAGCTGCAACACTGGTGGCTGCACAGTGTGTTGAGGCAGCCGAGGCCATGGGGGCTGAGCGGGATCACTTGGCTTCGGTGGTCAGCTCCGCTGTCAACGTGCAATCGCCTGGAGACATTATGACCTTGACAGCTGCTGCAGCTACTG CTCTGCGTGGCGCTGCCACATTGAAGGCGAGGGCGTTGAAGGAAGTGTGGAACATCGCATCTGTTATCCCTGCGGACAGGGTGCCTAATGGTGGCAGTAGTGGAAGGAATGGGAGTTTGAACGGAAGCCACAGTGGCGAGCTTGTAGTTGAAGAAAATTTCCTTGGCATTTGCGGTAAGGAGTTGCTTGCTAGAGGCGGGGAGCTCCTGAAACGAACGCGAAAGG GTGATCTTCATTGGAAGATTGTGTCTGTGTACATCAACAGAATGGGTCAG GTGATACTGAAAATGAAGAGTAGACATGTTGCTGGGACAgttacaaaaaagaaaaaga ATGTAGTGCTGGAGGTAATGAAGGACATTCCAGCTTGGCCGGGGCGTCACCTGCTTGAAGGCGGAGAGGACCGGAGATACTTCTCGTTGAAGACGGTGGCGCGTGGGGTCGTCGAGTTTGAGTGCCGGAATCAAAGGGAGCATGATATATGGACTCAAGGTGTTATAAGGTTGCTTACAATCACTGCAGATAAGAGGATCTGA